Proteins from a genomic interval of Phlebotomus papatasi isolate M1 chromosome 3, Ppap_2.1, whole genome shotgun sequence:
- the LOC129806058 gene encoding uncharacterized protein LOC129806058: MPKYFVLCLLVILCVDFALPSPLVGRSGSGKSTSGRRGYIGPQSGSDGAAAKTQTQKKQGLWGIVTLIMFVVLLGFGGYYGYICFPFLCKKERHYDVMDAESSTSASTPTTRSAAEFEKMDPEFDENSVFRYK, translated from the exons ATGCCCAAGTACTTTGTGCTGTGTTTGCTGGTGATTCTGT GTGTTGATTTCGCCCTGCCGAGCCCCCTTGTGGGCAGATCTGGCAGTGGCAAGAGCACTTCCGGACGTCGAGGATACATTGGACCCCAGTCCGGAAGCGATGGGGCAGCAGCAAAGACACAAACGCAGAAGAAACAGGGTCTCTGGGGAATTGTGACCCTGATAATGTTTGTGGTTCTCCTGGGATTTGGGGGCTACTATGGGTACATCTGCTTCCCATTTCTCTGCAAGAAGGAACGTCACTACGATGTGATGGATGCAGAATCTTCCACAAGTGCCAGTACACCAACAACACGATCCGCCGCCGAGTTCGAGAAGATGGACCCGGAATTCGATGAGAACAGTGTGTTCAGATACAAGTAG